The following coding sequences are from one Homalodisca vitripennis isolate AUS2020 chromosome 7, UT_GWSS_2.1, whole genome shotgun sequence window:
- the LOC124366373 gene encoding alpha-latrocrustotoxin-Lt1a-like — MECVNDEDYPWLDWTNSLDNRWRGYLPLHFGIGIMDVDAITNLVSRGADVNEPSTIGNTALHISVKRDCASSITKFLIANNGNIESKNKYGLTPLHEAVRYFSLPNTRILLRHNANVKVEDEMGQTALDWAVHNLRRETLEEAPHLLVIARKIIEELLDWGTPHCPQLLLRAYPWYDSYTVEHAVTILSKHSLKRKCARLPYHSELLIGERDLQRYKSKCLNELTRLKSVRVNSHSLYCIFSTCCTVYHVEDVKKIVWSSNILVDFPIYGSLLQATFTKNEKREELLSYGEQILSDLFLKIELYMPIIVVGKILDCIDNEDLPATVTSLCKIMNTPLPNLKYNTYTV; from the coding sequence ATGGAGTGTGTCAATGATGAAGACTACCCCTGGCTCGATTGGACAAACAGTCTTGACAATAGGTGGCGCGGTTATTTACCCCTGCATTTTGGGATAGGGATAATGGATGTGGATGCGATAACAAATCTGGTGAGTAGAGGGGCAGATGTAAATGAGCCTAGCACAATCGGAAATACGGCACTTCATATCTCTGTGAAGAGAGACTGTGCTTCGTCGATAACCAAGTTTCTCATAGCAAACAACGGTAATATCGAGAGCAAGAACAAGTACGGCTTGACACCCCTGCACGAAGCAGTTCGTTATTTTAGCCTACCCAATACCAGAATTTTGCTTAGGCATAACGCGAACGTAAAAGTGGAAGACGAGATGGGCCAGACAGCACTAGATTGGGCTGTCCACAACCTGAGGAGAGAGACGTTGGAAGAAGCCCCTCACCTTTTAGTCATCGCCCGGAAGATCATTGAAGAGCTGTTGGACTGGGGGACTCCCCACTGCCCGCAATTGTTGCTACGAGCGTACCCGTGGTACGATAGTTACACTGTGGAACACGCTGTAACCATCCTTTCAAAACACTCCTTGAAAAGGAAGTGTGCAAGATTGCCTTATCACAGTGAACTCTTGATAGGTGAACGTGACCTACAACGTTACAAGTCAAAGTGTTTAAATGAGTTGACAAGGCTTAAATCCGTACGAGTGAATTCACATTCTCTGTATTGTATCTTCTCCACTTGTTGCACAGTATATCATGTTgaagatgtaaaaaaaattgtgtggTCTTCTAATATTTTAGTTGACTTTCCAATTTACGGGTCGCTACTTCAGGCGACTTTTACCAAAAATGAAAAGAGGGAAGAACTGTTGAGTTATGGAGAGCAAATACTATCTGAtctctttttaaaaattgagttatACATGCCTATTATAGTTGTCGGGAAGATTTTGGATTGTATAGATAATGAGGATCTCCCGGCAACCGTCACATCCCTTTGTAAAATTATGAACACCCCCCTGCCCAACCTCAAGTAcaatacatatacagtataa